A single Metarhizium brunneum chromosome 5, complete sequence DNA region contains:
- the himF_2 gene encoding NmrA-like family domain-containing oxidoreductase himF, translating into MAPLVFVIGGTGAQGIPVIQGLVQDGAYAVRFLTRDANSPRSKHLLTLGNVSALEGTFTDEDALRRGFRGARYAFVNIDGFNAGEKTEMFWSMRAYELALEEGVEFFVYANLDYVYKKSGFDASFRTGHYDAKGRVAEWILLQNRDRAVSERMRAAVFTTGPYMAMVLAAGTPMAPRVEDGVVTWRVPLGEGAVAHVDLDDCGYYVRWLLDHQERADGMDLQVAIDLVDYGDLARAFERVTGRKARYVDTSLDEYWTSGPMGTGGRPAGYNADPGDPATMSLRANFTGFWNMWKYSGRNRGVVRRDFGLLDEIHPGRVRTAEEWFRREEEKSKRLGTPSLWERANNLRPVLKGLEDGRKGRL; encoded by the coding sequence ATGGCACcactcgtcttcgtcattgGCGGCACTGGCGCCCAAGGCATCCCCGTCATCCAAGGGCTCGTCCAGGACGGCGCATACGCAGTCCGCTTCTTGACCCGCGACGCCAACTCCCCACGATCCAAGCATCTCCTCACCCTAGGAAACGTATCAGCCCTCGAGGGCACATTCACCGACGAAGACGCGCTGCGCAGGGGGTTCCGCGGCGCGCGCTACGCCTTCGTCAACATTGACGGCTTCAACGCCGGCGAAAAGACGGAAATGTTCTGGTCCATGCGCGCCTACGAGCTAGCGCTCGAGGAGGGCGTCGAGTTCTTCGTCTACGCCAACCTCGACTACGTCTACAAGAAGAGCGGGTTCGACGCCAGCTTCCGGACGGGCCACTACGACGCCAAGGGCCGCGTGGCCGAATGGATCCTCCTGCAGAACAGGGACCGGGCCGTTTCGGAGAGGATGCGGgcggccgtcttcaccacGGGCCCGTACATGGCTATGGTGCTTGCCGCCGGGACGCCCATGGCGCCGAGGgtcgaggacggcgtggTCACCTGGCGGGTGCCGCTGGGGGAGGGCGCCGTGGCGCACGTCGATCTTGACGATTGCGGGTACTATGTCCGCTGGCTGTTGGATCATCAGGAGAGGGCGGACGGGATGGATCTCCAGGTTGCTATTGACTTGGTGGACTATGGGGATTTGGCGCGGGCGTTTGAGAGGGTCACGGGGCGGAAGGCGAGATATGTAGATACTAGCTTGGATGAGTATTGGACGAGCGGGCCGATGGGCACGGGGGGAAGGCCGGCTGGGTATAATGCCGACCCGGGGGATCCGGCGACAATGAGCCTGCGCGCAAACTTTACTGGGTTCTGGAATATGTGGAAGTACTCTGGTAGGAATAGGGGCGTTGTGCGGCGCGACTTTGGGCTGCTTGATGAGATTCATCCGGGGAGAGTGAGGACGGCGGAGGAGTGGTTCcggcgggaggaggagaagagtAAGAGGTTGGGGACGCCGTCGCTGTGGGAGCGGGCGAATAATCTCAGGCCGGTGTTGAAGGGTCTGGAGGACGGGCGGAAAGGTCGTCTGTAG